CGTCGACTCGACGATGTACGTGAAACCCGTGTTCAGGAGCGCATAGGGCTGGTCGGGCTTGATATCCAGGACCATTTGATAGCATGTGCGGGCCCGGAGGCCGTGAATTCCCCGAACCTGCGACCAGAGCTCCGGTGGAGTATGATCATCGGACTTTTCGCGCATCATGACGTCGCGATGAGCGTCGCCGCGCCTCAGCAGTTCCTTGACCGGTTGGTCTTTCTTACAATCGAGGGGATAGTCCGCCTCGCGAACCGGGGGAGGCGCGGCACAGGCCGTCAGTAAGATCATCAAGGACAGACTGAAGAGACAAAGCATCCTGAAGCAGGGCGTCAGGAATGGGCTTCTGGACTCCGACATCGACGGGATCACGCCTCTCCGCGCAAATTGGCGACATGGTAACATGCACAAAGCCGCATGTCAATTCACTCGTTTCGGGTTTGTTGGCCTTGCCATTCGCGAGCCCCTCCATTATAGTAGGGTTGTCATCCAATAGATAGTAAAGAATCCATTGCAAAGGAGTGGAATATGAATAAACGCTCTCGATCGCTTCTGGGCATATTCGCGCTGACGCTTTTCTGGACCGGCTGCGTCAGTCAGCAGAGTTATCAATCCGTGGTTCAACAGTTTGAAAGGGAGCGCCAACAAAACGAGCAGCTTCGGAAGGAGAATGATCAGCTCAAAGCGGACGCGGTGAAGATTAAGGAAGAGGCCGCCCGATTGACCGGAGACAATCAAAGTTTGTTGAAATCGGCCCAGGAAGATAAAACGAGGGCGGATGACCTCTCGGCCCAGATCGAAAATCTGTCCCGTGAGAACAAGGTTCTTTTAAAGAAAAAGGGCGTCCTCAGGCAACCGAATATGGCGTGGTCCAAAGGTATGGCGGACGCCTTTCAGAAAACCTTCCAGGAAGAAATCCGGAAGGGGGAGGCTCAGGTGAAACCGACGCAGGATCGACTGACCTTTATCCTTGCGGAATCTCTTTTATTTGATGAAGACGATGTGGAGATTACCCAAGAAGGCGAGGATGTTCTCGCTAAACTCGGCGAGGTCTTGTCCAAGGCCAAAGGCCGACAAATTGTGATCGGCAGCCATTTGGATGACGCCCCGATCGCCGCCTCGATGGCCCGGGATTTTCCAACGGCATGGGAGTTTACCGGAACGAGAGCCGTTGCGGTGGTCCGCTTCCTTCAGGAGGAGAGCAAGATCAACGGGAGAACGCTGACCGCGGCGGCCT
This Nitrospiria bacterium DNA region includes the following protein-coding sequences:
- a CDS encoding OmpA family protein codes for the protein MNKRSRSLLGIFALTLFWTGCVSQQSYQSVVQQFERERQQNEQLRKENDQLKADAVKIKEEAARLTGDNQSLLKSAQEDKTRADDLSAQIENLSRENKVLLKKKGVLRQPNMAWSKGMADAFQKTFQEEIRKGEAQVKPTQDRLTFILAESLLFDEDDVEITQEGEDVLAKLGEVLSKAKGRQIVIGSHLDDAPIAASMARDFPTAWEFTGTRAVAVVRFLQEESKINGRTLTAAAYGSTRPIAGNTTDSGRAQNRRLEVTLLP